A region from the Pungitius pungitius chromosome 16, fPunPun2.1, whole genome shotgun sequence genome encodes:
- the scaf4a gene encoding SR-related and CTD-associated factor 4 isoform X1, with protein sequence MDAVNAFNHELFSLMDSKPPISRAKMISITKSAIKAMKLYKHVVQIVEKFIKKCKPEYKVAGLYVVDSIVRQSRHQFGSDKDVFGPRFTKNITGTFENLCLCPVHERSKIVRVLNLWQKNRVFKIEVIQPLLDMAAGSSSAAASYTGSDDPGSSPPPAKETVSGVTENSTTTSSAQLQNADAFAAVAQLFQSTQGQQLQQMLQNFQQQPGMLDTDSQPAVHASQTQAPNVTAGLPVVAQQPPPLSQAAQAIQQKAAFDKVEKLLDRFDYDDEPEVGEETKKDESHASFMQQPPGFQQHFQPPGMLQDFSQQVPLPPNGQLQAYGLQPGQSFPVMMPPLGHAMPGQPPPGSTGPPGFPGLYPPPNAAQQQQDSIDMDHSSMRDGRHGRRSHSGSRSPKRRRSRSNSRSRRSRHRRSRSHSRDRRHHSPRPRSLERREREKERERRQKGLPAPKSETLSICSTTLWVGQLDKRTQQHDVASLLEEFGEIESINMIPPRGCAYILMINRQDAFKALQKLSRGSHKVNQKSIKIAWALNKGIKPEFKQYWDVELGVTYVPWSKIQEAQLEELKEGGILDLDTLSPEWSGVRKSLGLQEELTHNGRSELQHLEETQVPPPSAAAAPPAQVPPMQQPMVGVGSLQPPVFPGPMGMPPPSFPPGIPPPPFIRPGFNPMQMPPGYPPPGTMPLGPLPPSKGGVEDPSLDPMGLGNRKNDEIPEGPNIFNNQMGLMGNQLGGPPGSLPGAPPGNIQPPPGGLLGARPGIIPLQRPPVPPPPHMQRFPPPHGPRPPHHNMPPMPPQMIARGPHPQMMHHDPPPLKGGFGMMSPHNMRAPFPPHGQGPPPPGPPPFIRPGVPHPLEEPEETDSRPFRGDRPAFRDREPERDRERDWDRDRERDRGFGGGRRLFGDGGRGGGGDRMEGRDRPGGWQEDGGGQRGGGWDRDRDRDRDRERDRDRDRDRRDWREKRNSLDSDRERGRSDDGDRDRGRAEGGERGKVEGGSLERGKRAEGKEGDRPRRSERRERTTRWDRDDRLADLENKERLQTPNATEPTPVTLGVTAETGKEPSAAASEKKADCELLTPEATAAAEERTPSVPSPSAQSEPTETQQEAASESGSLLLQP encoded by the exons ATGGATGCCGTCAACGCCTTTAACCACGAG TTATTCTCGTTGATGGACTCCAAGCCTCCAATCTCTCGGGCTAAAATGATCTCCATCACCAAATCGGCCATCAAAGCTATGAAA ctCTACAAACATGTGGTCCAGATAGTGGAGAAGTTTATCAAAAAG TGTAAGCCGGAGTACAAGGTAGCTGGCCTGTATGTGGTGGATTCCATTGTTCGGCAGTCGAGGCACCAGTTTGGATCTGACAAGGACGTGTTTGGCCCAAGGTTTACCAAAAATATTACAGGAACCTTTGAGAACCTGTGCCTTTGCCCAGTACATGAGAGG AGTAAGATTGTGCGGGTGTTGAACCTATGGCAGAAGAACAGGGTGTTCAAGATTGAGGTTATTCAGCCCCTCCTGGACATGGCAGCGGGCTCTAGCAGCGCTGCTGCATCCTACACAGGCTCAGATGACCCAG GTTCTTCCCCACCTCCCGCCAAAGAAACAGTTTCCGGGGTAACAGAAAACTCCACTACGACATCCTCTGCTCAGCTGCAAAACGCAGATGCCTTTGCCGCTGTGGCACAGCTCTTCCAGTCCACGCAGggtcagcag CTTCAACAAATGCTCCAGAACTTTCAGCAGCAGCCCGGGATGCTGGACACCGACTCTCAGCCTGCGGTCCATGCCAGTCAAACACAGGCTCCAAACGTTACCGCTGGTCTGCCCGTGGTCGCCCAGCAACCGCCTCCGCTCAGCCAAGCTGCCCAAGCCATCCAGCAGAAAGCCGCCTTTGACAAGGTGGAA AAACTTCTGGACCGTTTTGACTATGATGATGAACCAGAAGTtggagaagaaacaaagaagGATGAATCTCATGCCTCCTT TATGCAACAGCCTCCAGGCTTCCAACAGCACTTTCAACCGCCAGGGATGTTGCAAGATTTCTCACAACAG GTCCCTCTGCCTCCTAATGGCCAGCTGCAGGCCTATGGTTTACAGCCAGGACAAAGCTTCCCAGTTATGATGCCTCCTTTGGGTCACGCTATGCCCGGGCAGCCGCCCCCTGGTTCTACTGGGCCTCCAGGCTTCCCAGGGCTGTACCCTCCCCCCAATGCAGCCCAGCAACAACAG GATTCAATTGATATGGACCATTCATCTATGAGGGATGGCAGACATGGCCGACGATCGCACTCAGGCTCCAG aTCTCCAAAGCGAAGGAGGTCACGGTCTAATTCCCGTTCACGGCGGTCCAGGCACAGGCGATCCCGCTCCCACTCCAGAGACCGGCGTCACCATTCCCCACGCCCTCGCTCGCTGGAgcgcagggagagggagaaggagagagagcgacGGCAGAAAGGCCTTCCAGCACCCAAGAGCGAGACACTCAGCA TTTGCAGTACAACTCTCTGGGTGGGCCAGCTGGACAAGCGAACGCAACAGCACGATGTGGCCTCTTTACTGGAAGAGTTCGGGGAAATAGAGTCCATAAAT ATGATCCCTCCACGTGGCTGTGCCTATATCCTCATGATAAATAGGCAGGATGCCTTCAAGGCTCTGCAGAAGCTCAGTAGAGGATCTCACAAAGTGAACCAAAAATCCATCAAG ATTGCTTGGGCACTAAACAAGGGCATAAAGCCCGAGTTTAAACAGTACTGGGACGTGGAGCTGGGTGTAACCTATGTACCGTGGTCTAAAATCCAAGAGGCTCAGTTGGAGGAGCTCAAAGAAGGAGGCATCCTGGATCTAGACACCTTATCGCCAG AGTGGAGTGGAGTGAGGAAGTCTCTCGGCCTTCAGGAGGAGCTCACCCACAACGGCCGCTCGGAGCTCCAGCACCTGGAGGAAACACAAGTGCCACCTCCTTCTGCCGCGGCGGCTCCTCCTGCACAG GTTCCTCCGATGCAGCAGCCCATGGTTGGTGTGGGTTCTCTCCAGCCCCCTGTTTTCCCCGGGCCCATGGGCATGCCTCCGCCTTCCTTCCCCCCGGGcatccctcctccacctttcatCCGACCTGGCTTCAACCCCATGCAGATGCCTCCAG GTTACCCTCCCCCGGGGACCATGCCCCTcggccctcttcctccctccaaaGGTGGAGTTGAAGATCCGTCTCTGGACCCAATGGGTCTGGGCAACAGGAAAAATGACGAAATCCCGGAGGGTCCCAACATCTTCAACAACCAGATGGGACTCATGG GTAACCAGTTGGGAGGACCTCCAGGTTCCCTCCCCGGTGCTCCCCCTGGAAACATCCAACCCCCTCCTGGTGGTCTGCTTGGCGCACGGCCCGGTATAATTCCCCTCCAGCGTCCTCCGGTTCCCCCGCCACCACACATGCAGCGTTTCCCCCCACCCCACGGGCCACGGCCCCCTCACCACAACATGCCACCTATGCCCCCGCAGATGATTGCAAGAGGGCCCCACCCTCAAATGATGCACCATGACCCCCCTCCACTTAAAGGAGGCTTTGGAATGATGTCTCCCCACAATATGAGGGCGCCTTTCCCACCACATGGACAGGGCCCTCCTCCGCCGGGTCCTCCTCCTTTTATCAGACCGGGGGTGCCTCACCCcctggaggagccagaagaaacGGATAGTAGACCATTCAGGGGAGACAGGCCCGCGTTCAGGGACAGAGAGCCAGAGCGGGACAGGGAGAGGGACtgggacagggacagagagcGGGACAGAGGTTTTGGAGGTGGAAGGCGTCTATTTGgcgatggagggaggggtggaggcggTGACCGAATGGAAGGGAGGGACCGACCCGGAGGCTGgcaagaagatggaggaggtcAACGTGGGGGTGGGTGGGACAGAGACCGCGATCGGGACAGAGATCGGGAGAGAGACCGCGAtcgagacagagacagacgcgACTGGAGGGAAAAGAGGAACAGCCTGGATAGCGACAGGGAGCGGGGGAGGAGCGATGATGGGGATAGGGACCGAGGGAGGGCAGAAGGAGGAGAACGGGGAAAGGTAGAAGGAGGGAGTCTAGAAAGAGGGAAAAGAGCTGAGGGAAAAGAAGGGGACAGGCCAAGGCGGTCCGAGAGACGAGAGAGGACCACCCGGTGGGACAGGGACGATCGATTGGCGGACCTGGAAAACAAGGAAAGACTTCAGACCCCTAATGCAACAGAGCCAACCCCTGTGACTCTTGGTGTAACTGCGGAAACGGGCAAAGAACCAAGTGCGGCGGCTTCTGAAAAGAAGGCCGATTGTGAACTTTTAACTCCAGAGGCAACAGCCGCTGCAGAAGAGCGGACGCCTTCTGTGCCCTCGCCCTCCGCTCAAAGTGAgcccacagaaacacaacaggaagcagcatCAGAGAGTGGCTCACTGCTCCTTCAGCCATAG
- the scaf4a gene encoding SR-related and CTD-associated factor 4 isoform X2 gives MDAVNAFNHELFSLMDSKPPISRAKMISITKSAIKAMKLYKHVVQIVEKFIKKCKPEYKVAGLYVVDSIVRQSRHQFGSDKDVFGPRFTKNITGTFENLCLCPVHERSKIVRVLNLWQKNRVFKIEVIQPLLDMAAGSSSAAASYTGSDDPGSSPPPAKETVSGVTENSTTTSSAQLQNADAFAAVAQLFQSTQGQQLQQMLQNFQQQPGMLDTDSQPAVHASQTQAPNVTAGLPVVAQQPPPLSQAAQAIQQKAAFDKKLLDRFDYDDEPEVGEETKKDESHASFMQQPPGFQQHFQPPGMLQDFSQQVPLPPNGQLQAYGLQPGQSFPVMMPPLGHAMPGQPPPGSTGPPGFPGLYPPPNAAQQQQDSIDMDHSSMRDGRHGRRSHSGSRSPKRRRSRSNSRSRRSRHRRSRSHSRDRRHHSPRPRSLERREREKERERRQKGLPAPKSETLSICSTTLWVGQLDKRTQQHDVASLLEEFGEIESINMIPPRGCAYILMINRQDAFKALQKLSRGSHKVNQKSIKIAWALNKGIKPEFKQYWDVELGVTYVPWSKIQEAQLEELKEGGILDLDTLSPEWSGVRKSLGLQEELTHNGRSELQHLEETQVPPPSAAAAPPAQVPPMQQPMVGVGSLQPPVFPGPMGMPPPSFPPGIPPPPFIRPGFNPMQMPPGYPPPGTMPLGPLPPSKGGVEDPSLDPMGLGNRKNDEIPEGPNIFNNQMGLMGNQLGGPPGSLPGAPPGNIQPPPGGLLGARPGIIPLQRPPVPPPPHMQRFPPPHGPRPPHHNMPPMPPQMIARGPHPQMMHHDPPPLKGGFGMMSPHNMRAPFPPHGQGPPPPGPPPFIRPGVPHPLEEPEETDSRPFRGDRPAFRDREPERDRERDWDRDRERDRGFGGGRRLFGDGGRGGGGDRMEGRDRPGGWQEDGGGQRGGGWDRDRDRDRDRERDRDRDRDRRDWREKRNSLDSDRERGRSDDGDRDRGRAEGGERGKVEGGSLERGKRAEGKEGDRPRRSERRERTTRWDRDDRLADLENKERLQTPNATEPTPVTLGVTAETGKEPSAAASEKKADCELLTPEATAAAEERTPSVPSPSAQSEPTETQQEAASESGSLLLQP, from the exons ATGGATGCCGTCAACGCCTTTAACCACGAG TTATTCTCGTTGATGGACTCCAAGCCTCCAATCTCTCGGGCTAAAATGATCTCCATCACCAAATCGGCCATCAAAGCTATGAAA ctCTACAAACATGTGGTCCAGATAGTGGAGAAGTTTATCAAAAAG TGTAAGCCGGAGTACAAGGTAGCTGGCCTGTATGTGGTGGATTCCATTGTTCGGCAGTCGAGGCACCAGTTTGGATCTGACAAGGACGTGTTTGGCCCAAGGTTTACCAAAAATATTACAGGAACCTTTGAGAACCTGTGCCTTTGCCCAGTACATGAGAGG AGTAAGATTGTGCGGGTGTTGAACCTATGGCAGAAGAACAGGGTGTTCAAGATTGAGGTTATTCAGCCCCTCCTGGACATGGCAGCGGGCTCTAGCAGCGCTGCTGCATCCTACACAGGCTCAGATGACCCAG GTTCTTCCCCACCTCCCGCCAAAGAAACAGTTTCCGGGGTAACAGAAAACTCCACTACGACATCCTCTGCTCAGCTGCAAAACGCAGATGCCTTTGCCGCTGTGGCACAGCTCTTCCAGTCCACGCAGggtcagcag CTTCAACAAATGCTCCAGAACTTTCAGCAGCAGCCCGGGATGCTGGACACCGACTCTCAGCCTGCGGTCCATGCCAGTCAAACACAGGCTCCAAACGTTACCGCTGGTCTGCCCGTGGTCGCCCAGCAACCGCCTCCGCTCAGCCAAGCTGCCCAAGCCATCCAGCAGAAAGCCGCCTTTGACAAG AAACTTCTGGACCGTTTTGACTATGATGATGAACCAGAAGTtggagaagaaacaaagaagGATGAATCTCATGCCTCCTT TATGCAACAGCCTCCAGGCTTCCAACAGCACTTTCAACCGCCAGGGATGTTGCAAGATTTCTCACAACAG GTCCCTCTGCCTCCTAATGGCCAGCTGCAGGCCTATGGTTTACAGCCAGGACAAAGCTTCCCAGTTATGATGCCTCCTTTGGGTCACGCTATGCCCGGGCAGCCGCCCCCTGGTTCTACTGGGCCTCCAGGCTTCCCAGGGCTGTACCCTCCCCCCAATGCAGCCCAGCAACAACAG GATTCAATTGATATGGACCATTCATCTATGAGGGATGGCAGACATGGCCGACGATCGCACTCAGGCTCCAG aTCTCCAAAGCGAAGGAGGTCACGGTCTAATTCCCGTTCACGGCGGTCCAGGCACAGGCGATCCCGCTCCCACTCCAGAGACCGGCGTCACCATTCCCCACGCCCTCGCTCGCTGGAgcgcagggagagggagaaggagagagagcgacGGCAGAAAGGCCTTCCAGCACCCAAGAGCGAGACACTCAGCA TTTGCAGTACAACTCTCTGGGTGGGCCAGCTGGACAAGCGAACGCAACAGCACGATGTGGCCTCTTTACTGGAAGAGTTCGGGGAAATAGAGTCCATAAAT ATGATCCCTCCACGTGGCTGTGCCTATATCCTCATGATAAATAGGCAGGATGCCTTCAAGGCTCTGCAGAAGCTCAGTAGAGGATCTCACAAAGTGAACCAAAAATCCATCAAG ATTGCTTGGGCACTAAACAAGGGCATAAAGCCCGAGTTTAAACAGTACTGGGACGTGGAGCTGGGTGTAACCTATGTACCGTGGTCTAAAATCCAAGAGGCTCAGTTGGAGGAGCTCAAAGAAGGAGGCATCCTGGATCTAGACACCTTATCGCCAG AGTGGAGTGGAGTGAGGAAGTCTCTCGGCCTTCAGGAGGAGCTCACCCACAACGGCCGCTCGGAGCTCCAGCACCTGGAGGAAACACAAGTGCCACCTCCTTCTGCCGCGGCGGCTCCTCCTGCACAG GTTCCTCCGATGCAGCAGCCCATGGTTGGTGTGGGTTCTCTCCAGCCCCCTGTTTTCCCCGGGCCCATGGGCATGCCTCCGCCTTCCTTCCCCCCGGGcatccctcctccacctttcatCCGACCTGGCTTCAACCCCATGCAGATGCCTCCAG GTTACCCTCCCCCGGGGACCATGCCCCTcggccctcttcctccctccaaaGGTGGAGTTGAAGATCCGTCTCTGGACCCAATGGGTCTGGGCAACAGGAAAAATGACGAAATCCCGGAGGGTCCCAACATCTTCAACAACCAGATGGGACTCATGG GTAACCAGTTGGGAGGACCTCCAGGTTCCCTCCCCGGTGCTCCCCCTGGAAACATCCAACCCCCTCCTGGTGGTCTGCTTGGCGCACGGCCCGGTATAATTCCCCTCCAGCGTCCTCCGGTTCCCCCGCCACCACACATGCAGCGTTTCCCCCCACCCCACGGGCCACGGCCCCCTCACCACAACATGCCACCTATGCCCCCGCAGATGATTGCAAGAGGGCCCCACCCTCAAATGATGCACCATGACCCCCCTCCACTTAAAGGAGGCTTTGGAATGATGTCTCCCCACAATATGAGGGCGCCTTTCCCACCACATGGACAGGGCCCTCCTCCGCCGGGTCCTCCTCCTTTTATCAGACCGGGGGTGCCTCACCCcctggaggagccagaagaaacGGATAGTAGACCATTCAGGGGAGACAGGCCCGCGTTCAGGGACAGAGAGCCAGAGCGGGACAGGGAGAGGGACtgggacagggacagagagcGGGACAGAGGTTTTGGAGGTGGAAGGCGTCTATTTGgcgatggagggaggggtggaggcggTGACCGAATGGAAGGGAGGGACCGACCCGGAGGCTGgcaagaagatggaggaggtcAACGTGGGGGTGGGTGGGACAGAGACCGCGATCGGGACAGAGATCGGGAGAGAGACCGCGAtcgagacagagacagacgcgACTGGAGGGAAAAGAGGAACAGCCTGGATAGCGACAGGGAGCGGGGGAGGAGCGATGATGGGGATAGGGACCGAGGGAGGGCAGAAGGAGGAGAACGGGGAAAGGTAGAAGGAGGGAGTCTAGAAAGAGGGAAAAGAGCTGAGGGAAAAGAAGGGGACAGGCCAAGGCGGTCCGAGAGACGAGAGAGGACCACCCGGTGGGACAGGGACGATCGATTGGCGGACCTGGAAAACAAGGAAAGACTTCAGACCCCTAATGCAACAGAGCCAACCCCTGTGACTCTTGGTGTAACTGCGGAAACGGGCAAAGAACCAAGTGCGGCGGCTTCTGAAAAGAAGGCCGATTGTGAACTTTTAACTCCAGAGGCAACAGCCGCTGCAGAAGAGCGGACGCCTTCTGTGCCCTCGCCCTCCGCTCAAAGTGAgcccacagaaacacaacaggaagcagcatCAGAGAGTGGCTCACTGCTCCTTCAGCCATAG